One window of Methanomassiliicoccales archaeon genomic DNA carries:
- the hutH gene encoding histidine ammonia-lyase encodes MDTVVIDGENLTLEMLIMVSRGEATVLVSDEARTRIARSRKSLDSILESGEIAYGVNTGVGEFENVVIPRDLITTLQRNLVRSTAAGVGEPLPKETTKAMMLLRANALAKGYSGVRLELVDLIVEMINRDVIPFVPRKGSVGSSGDLVPLAHIALVIMGEGEAWAEGERLLGGQALETVGLNPIELQAKEGLALINGTQFMCAIGCICLNRALLLLKAAQIALAMSLESLSGTDHAFDERLFKVRPHPGPLAVARNLRLLLEESEIVASHRECLKVQDAYTLRCGPQVLGAVMDSLARGKEVLEIEMNSATDNPLIFDGEALSGGNFHGEPLALPLDAMGLAVHEIASFSERRIARLLDGKLSGLPRFLTRDEGADSGLMITQYVAAALTSESKLMANSASADSIPTSANQEDFNSMGSIAAEKLERITGNAELVVAIELLCAAQALEFHSMRPGLGSREALSFIRSGVERVIEDRPLSKEIEWIRDMIINGRLVKSVEETLPSSLE; translated from the coding sequence ATGGACACTGTGGTGATCGACGGGGAGAATCTCACTCTAGAGATGTTAATAATGGTCTCTAGGGGAGAGGCGACCGTCCTTGTCTCAGATGAGGCCAGAACAAGAATCGCGAGAAGCAGGAAAAGCCTTGATAGTATCCTGGAAAGCGGAGAGATCGCGTACGGCGTGAACACGGGTGTGGGCGAGTTCGAGAATGTGGTGATCCCGAGAGATCTGATCACAACACTCCAGAGGAATCTGGTTCGGTCAACCGCAGCTGGTGTTGGCGAACCGCTACCCAAGGAGACCACGAAGGCCATGATGCTTCTCAGAGCCAACGCACTGGCAAAGGGTTACTCAGGGGTGAGGCTTGAACTCGTCGATCTCATAGTGGAGATGATCAACAGGGATGTGATACCCTTTGTCCCTCGAAAGGGATCAGTTGGGTCTTCTGGGGACCTGGTTCCACTGGCTCACATCGCGTTGGTGATAATGGGCGAGGGTGAAGCCTGGGCGGAGGGTGAGAGGCTCCTCGGTGGCCAAGCCCTTGAGACTGTAGGACTGAATCCAATTGAGTTGCAGGCAAAGGAGGGCTTGGCTCTCATCAACGGGACCCAGTTCATGTGTGCCATAGGATGCATTTGTTTGAATAGGGCCCTTCTGCTCCTGAAGGCGGCCCAGATCGCCCTTGCCATGTCCCTGGAATCACTTTCCGGAACGGACCACGCCTTCGACGAGCGTCTATTCAAGGTGAGGCCACACCCTGGACCGTTAGCGGTAGCCCGGAATCTCCGTTTGCTTCTTGAGGAGAGCGAGATCGTCGCATCCCATAGGGAATGCCTCAAGGTGCAGGACGCCTACACCTTGAGGTGCGGACCCCAGGTGCTAGGTGCCGTGATGGATTCCCTCGCAAGAGGGAAAGAGGTACTGGAGATCGAGATGAACAGCGCCACGGACAATCCGCTGATCTTCGATGGGGAGGCTCTCTCAGGAGGTAACTTCCATGGCGAGCCACTTGCCCTCCCCCTTGATGCAATGGGCCTAGCGGTCCACGAGATCGCTTCCTTTTCCGAGAGGAGGATCGCGCGGTTGCTGGACGGCAAGTTGAGCGGTCTGCCTCGCTTCCTAACCCGCGATGAAGGTGCGGACTCGGGATTGATGATAACCCAGTATGTCGCGGCCGCTCTCACCAGCGAGAGCAAGCTTATGGCGAACAGCGCCTCGGCGGATTCAATTCCTACCAGTGCCAATCAGGAGGATTTCAACAGCATGGGGTCCATCGCCGCCGAGAAGCTGGAGAGGATAACGGGAAACGCCGAGTTGGTGGTCGCTATCGAGCTTCTGTGTGCTGCCCAAGCCCTGGAATTTCACAGCATGAGGCCCGGCCTTGGTTCCAGAGAGGCACTTTCATTCATCAGGAGTGGTGTTGAAAGGGTGATAGAAGACCGTCCCTTGAGCAAGGAAATCGAATGGATAAGGGACATGATCATTAACGGTCGTCTTGTCAAAAGTGTGGAAGAAACGCTACCCAGCTCTCTGGAGTAG
- a CDS encoding Zn-ribbon domain-containing OB-fold protein produces the protein MPAPRYWRDNPSRYNLMGSRCGSCGKMFFPPRSVCPDCRRKSIGKMEKVRLKGEGEIFSYSVVHDAPSQLEILKPYVMAMIKLDEGIMITAQVIDCEPTEVDIGMRVRSTLRKLGDEGPGGVIHYGYKFVPVNTRPSE, from the coding sequence ATGCCAGCACCAAGATACTGGAGGGACAACCCCAGCAGGTACAACCTAATGGGTTCGAGATGCGGGAGTTGCGGCAAGATGTTCTTCCCTCCACGGTCCGTATGCCCCGACTGTCGTCGAAAATCCATCGGGAAGATGGAGAAGGTCCGCCTCAAGGGCGAAGGGGAGATCTTCTCGTACTCGGTGGTGCATGATGCACCGTCGCAGCTGGAGATACTGAAGCCTTACGTCATGGCCATGATCAAGCTGGACGAGGGCATCATGATCACAGCCCAGGTCATCGACTGCGAACCAACGGAAGTTGACATCGGGATGAGGGTTAGGTCCACACTGCGCAAGCTGGGGGACGAGGGTCCCGGCGGTGTGATCCACTACGGCTACAAGTTCGTGCCCGTTAACACCCGGCCCAGCGAGTGA